A region from the Geobacillus vulcani PSS1 genome encodes:
- a CDS encoding ComE operon protein 2 codes for MERITWDQYFMAQSHLLALRSTCTRLAVGATIVRDKRIIAGGYNGSIAGGAHCIDEGCYVIDGHCVRTIHAEMNAILQCAKFGVPTEGAEMYVTHFPCLHCCKAIIQSGIRAVYYAQDYKNHPYALELFAQAGVRLVQVPLKTDVFALLSSGGGES; via the coding sequence ATGGAACGAATCACGTGGGATCAATACTTTATGGCGCAAAGCCATCTGCTAGCGCTGCGCAGCACGTGCACGAGGCTTGCGGTGGGGGCGACGATTGTGCGCGACAAGCGCATTATCGCCGGCGGGTACAACGGTTCGATCGCCGGGGGCGCTCACTGCATCGATGAAGGGTGCTACGTTATTGATGGGCATTGTGTGCGGACGATTCACGCCGAAATGAACGCGATTTTGCAGTGCGCCAAGTTCGGCGTCCCGACCGAGGGGGCGGAGATGTATGTCACCCATTTTCCTTGCTTGCATTGCTGCAAAGCGATCATTCAAAGCGGCATCCGCGCTGTCTATTACGCCCAAGACTACAAAAACCATCCGTACGCCCTAGAGCTGTTTGCCCAAGCCGGCGTCCGGCTCGTGCAAGTGCCGCTGAAAACGGATGTGTTCGCCCTGCTTTCCAGCGGCGGAGGGGAATCATGA
- a CDS encoding DNA internalization-related competence protein ComEC/Rec2 — translation MKGQAVYPAAAALFAVAAASPSKTICLLLAVYLLLLFIHRPRCFLPALSAALLFFVYFLIVDHHNKTSFAGGRHWLSVRFSAAPAIDGDRLQAAVQAGKERVQLRYTIRTAAEKETLRAHLMPGTVCRVSGTLERPMPASNPYAFDYRRYLRRHRIHWLFLPEAIDLSACVRARPTIIERLEAIREAGVRRIEDRFPSEAAGIAAALIYGERRSLDEEVISDYQRLGLIHLLAISGGHVTLLVSAVLAVAIRFVTREAAVLALFVLLPMYAVLAGASPSVLRACATGMIVLAVQWKKGTIHPLDALSWTALALLAFDPYIVWDVGFQLSFFVTFALLAHVPVLASVRSMLQNLFQTALVAQLAALPILLYHFYEISVWSIGLNVFFVPWYSFVLLPTAFLSAVFSLSPLIWLFSRLVELTDAVVRFFSVDHSFLLVLGRPGPWCLAGYLTAIAAAFLDWERSRLLRGLAAVAAATVLQLAAPYVDRQGEVTVLDVGQGDCIYIELPYRKAVYLIDTGGTPGWAKEPWRKRLRSFAVGRDVVVPFLKAQGVRTLDQLILTHDDADHIGAAPEVLKAVRVKKIVTSPGALTTVKAMARPFSVPVKTAVRGEGWTEGGVRFFVIHPEKGNNEDNNGSLVLLVRLGGLAWLFAADIEKEAEEALIRAYPTLRVDVLKVAHHGSKTSTTEPFLRAVKPRAAVISVGRDNRYGHPSPEVLMRLKQQQAIVWRTDENGAIRYLYDENGGTFQVMKP, via the coding sequence ATGAAAGGACAAGCCGTCTATCCCGCCGCGGCGGCGCTTTTTGCTGTGGCGGCGGCCTCTCCGTCCAAAACCATATGTCTTCTCCTTGCGGTGTACCTTCTTCTCCTTTTCATCCACCGGCCGCGTTGCTTTCTTCCTGCTTTGTCTGCGGCTCTCCTCTTTTTCGTCTATTTTCTCATCGTTGACCATCATAACAAAACTTCCTTTGCCGGCGGTCGCCACTGGCTTTCCGTTCGTTTTTCCGCTGCGCCCGCGATCGACGGCGACCGGCTGCAGGCGGCGGTGCAAGCTGGGAAGGAGCGGGTGCAGCTCCGTTACACCATTCGGACGGCTGCGGAAAAAGAGACGTTGCGTGCGCATCTTATGCCTGGAACAGTGTGCCGAGTGAGCGGAACGCTCGAGCGCCCCATGCCAGCCAGCAATCCGTATGCGTTTGATTACCGCCGCTATTTGCGCCGCCACCGCATTCATTGGCTCTTTCTCCCTGAGGCGATCGATCTTTCCGCTTGCGTGCGCGCCCGTCCCACCATCATCGAACGGCTTGAAGCGATTCGTGAGGCTGGCGTTCGCCGCATCGAAGATCGGTTTCCTTCGGAAGCGGCCGGCATCGCCGCTGCGCTCATTTATGGAGAGCGCCGTTCGTTGGATGAAGAGGTGATTAGCGACTATCAGCGGCTCGGGCTCATTCATTTGTTGGCGATTTCCGGCGGTCATGTCACCTTGCTTGTCAGCGCTGTGTTGGCTGTTGCCATTCGGTTTGTGACGCGCGAAGCGGCCGTGCTTGCTTTGTTTGTTCTCTTGCCTATGTATGCGGTGCTTGCCGGCGCTTCACCGTCGGTGCTGCGCGCCTGTGCGACCGGAATGATCGTATTGGCCGTCCAGTGGAAAAAAGGAACGATCCATCCGCTGGATGCGTTGAGTTGGACGGCGCTTGCCCTGCTCGCCTTTGATCCATATATAGTTTGGGATGTCGGTTTTCAACTATCGTTTTTTGTCACGTTTGCCCTTCTCGCTCATGTGCCGGTGCTCGCCTCTGTTCGTTCGATGCTCCAAAATTTGTTTCAGACTGCGCTCGTTGCCCAGCTTGCCGCGCTGCCGATTTTGCTTTACCATTTTTATGAAATTTCTGTTTGGAGCATAGGGCTGAATGTCTTCTTTGTCCCTTGGTATTCCTTTGTCCTTTTGCCCACTGCTTTTCTCTCCGCCGTTTTTTCCTTGTCTCCGCTCATTTGGCTGTTTAGCCGCCTCGTTGAGCTGACGGACGCGGTTGTCCGTTTTTTCTCGGTCGATCACTCATTTCTGCTTGTGCTCGGCCGTCCGGGGCCGTGGTGCTTAGCTGGCTATTTGACGGCTATCGCGGCGGCGTTTTTGGATTGGGAGCGAAGCCGCCTGTTGCGAGGCTTGGCGGCGGTGGCGGCGGCAACGGTGCTTCAGCTGGCCGCTCCGTATGTGGATCGGCAAGGGGAAGTGACGGTATTGGATGTCGGACAAGGGGACTGCATTTATATTGAGCTTCCTTACCGAAAAGCGGTCTATCTCATTGACACCGGCGGGACGCCGGGATGGGCGAAGGAACCATGGCGCAAGCGGTTGCGGTCATTTGCGGTTGGTCGGGACGTTGTCGTGCCGTTTTTAAAAGCCCAAGGAGTGAGAACGCTTGATCAACTGATTTTGACGCACGATGACGCCGACCATATCGGGGCTGCTCCTGAGGTGCTCAAAGCCGTGCGCGTCAAGAAGATTGTCACAAGTCCCGGAGCGCTGACGACCGTCAAGGCGATGGCGCGCCCGTTTTCTGTACCGGTCAAAACCGCTGTGCGGGGAGAAGGGTGGACGGAGGGGGGCGTGCGTTTTTTTGTGATCCATCCCGAAAAAGGAAACAACGAGGACAATAACGGTTCTCTTGTGTTGCTCGTTCGCCTCGGCGGATTGGCATGGCTGTTTGCCGCGGATATTGAAAAAGAGGCGGAGGAAGCGCTCATCCGCGCTTATCCGACGCTGCGCGTCGATGTATTGAAAGTCGCGCACCACGGCAGCAAAACGTCGACAACAGAACCGTTTTTGCGGGCGGTCAAGCCGCGGGCGGCGGTTATTTCCGTTGGCCGCGACAACCGCTACGGGCATCCATCCCCCGAAGTGCTCATGCGGTTGAAGCAACAGCAGGCGATCGTTTGGCGGACGGATGAAAACGGTGCGATTCGCTATCTGTATGATGAAAACGGCGGAACCTTTCAGGTGATGAAACCATAA
- a CDS encoding YqzM family protein, protein MNVFEKEVQSQRNDAVDSAVGFIVSFGFFATMFIIATLIEFFGR, encoded by the coding sequence ATGAACGTATTCGAAAAAGAAGTGCAAAGCCAACGCAATGACGCCGTTGATTCCGCCGTCGGATTCATCGTGTCGTTCGGCTTTTTTGCGACGATGTTCATCATCGCCACGTTGATCGAGTTTTTCGGTCGATAA
- the rsfS gene encoding ribosome silencing factor — protein sequence MTEQEALQLVVRAADDKKAENIVVLNMKGISLVADYFVICHGNSDKQVQAIAREIQDQAEEHGLPVKRMEGFHEAKWVLVDLGDIVVHVFAKEEREYYNLERLWGDAPTEDVAAVLQP from the coding sequence GTGACGGAACAAGAGGCGTTGCAGCTTGTCGTCCGCGCGGCGGATGACAAAAAAGCGGAAAACATCGTTGTCTTAAACATGAAAGGCATTTCGCTTGTCGCCGATTATTTTGTCATCTGCCATGGCAATTCGGACAAACAAGTGCAGGCCATTGCCCGCGAAATTCAAGACCAAGCCGAAGAACACGGCCTGCCGGTGAAGCGGATGGAAGGATTCCATGAGGCGAAATGGGTGCTTGTCGATTTGGGCGATATCGTTGTGCATGTTTTTGCCAAAGAGGAGCGCGAGTATTACAACCTCGAACGGCTCTGGGGGGACGCTCCGACGGAAGACGTCGCGGCTGTGTTGCAGCCATGA
- a CDS encoding nicotinate-nucleotide adenylyltransferase, giving the protein MGKIGIFGGTFDPPHYGHLLMANEVLDALQLSEIWFLPNRIPPHKQHEQVTKSEDRLRMLELAVAGHPRFHIETIELEREGPSYTYDTVRQLVAMHPDDQFYFIIGADMVEYLPNWHRIDELIKLVTFVGVKRPGFSMETPYPVIEVEAPQFAVSSSLIRERVRNGQTIRYLVPEGVRLYIEEKGLYGARTSVMDRETTVDRAALRAYAWRCRDRR; this is encoded by the coding sequence ATGGGAAAAATCGGGATTTTCGGCGGAACATTTGATCCGCCTCATTACGGCCATTTGCTCATGGCGAATGAAGTGCTTGACGCCCTTCAGTTGTCAGAAATTTGGTTTCTGCCCAACCGCATTCCTCCCCATAAGCAGCACGAACAAGTGACAAAAAGCGAAGACCGGTTGCGCATGCTCGAGTTGGCAGTGGCTGGCCATCCGCGCTTTCACATTGAGACGATCGAGCTCGAGCGGGAAGGGCCTTCGTATACGTACGATACGGTCCGCCAGCTCGTCGCGATGCATCCCGATGACCAATTTTATTTCATCATCGGCGCTGATATGGTCGAATATTTGCCAAATTGGCATCGCATCGATGAGCTGATCAAGTTGGTGACGTTCGTCGGCGTCAAGCGGCCGGGGTTTTCGATGGAAACGCCGTATCCGGTCATCGAGGTCGAGGCGCCGCAATTTGCCGTTTCCTCCTCGCTCATCCGCGAGCGGGTGCGAAATGGACAGACGATTCGCTATCTTGTGCCGGAGGGCGTTAGACTTTATATTGAGGAGAAGGGGCTATATGGAGCGAGAACAAGCGTTATGGATCGTGAAACAACAGTTGACAGAGCAGCGCTACGAGCATACGCTTGGCGTTGTCGAGACCGCCGTTAA
- a CDS encoding helix-hairpin-helix domain-containing protein translates to MWEHVQELGKRYGKAGVLLLFAAAVGLWVFRHPTDEKGQIALPAAAETDVSLPENKKDESPNTAVVDVKGAVVNPGVYEVAADARIRDVIALAGGLTDEADETKINLAAKVRDEMMIYVPTKGEAAPAPDAIGKSPSDGSRDGPQVAINTATEEELMQLPGIGPAKAKAIVAYREEHGPFQQVEDLLNVAGIGEKTLEKLKPYLLVP, encoded by the coding sequence ATGTGGGAGCATGTGCAGGAGCTTGGAAAACGTTATGGGAAAGCGGGGGTGCTCTTGTTGTTTGCCGCGGCGGTGGGGTTGTGGGTGTTTCGTCATCCGACGGATGAAAAAGGGCAAATCGCCTTGCCAGCGGCGGCTGAAACGGATGTCTCTCTTCCGGAAAACAAAAAGGACGAATCGCCTAACACCGCTGTGGTGGATGTGAAAGGGGCCGTCGTGAACCCAGGAGTGTACGAGGTGGCGGCGGATGCCCGCATCCGCGATGTCATCGCCCTAGCCGGTGGACTGACGGACGAGGCGGATGAAACGAAAATCAATCTGGCGGCAAAAGTGCGCGATGAAATGATGATTTACGTGCCGACAAAAGGAGAAGCCGCACCGGCACCAGATGCTATCGGCAAGTCTCCGAGCGATGGATCTCGGGACGGACCGCAAGTGGCGATCAATACGGCGACGGAAGAGGAGTTGATGCAGCTTCCCGGCATCGGGCCAGCGAAGGCAAAAGCGATCGTCGCCTATCGCGAAGAACATGGGCCGTTTCAGCAAGTGGAAGATTTGCTGAATGTGGCCGGAATTGGCGAAAAAACGTTGGAGAAATTGAAACCATATTTGCTTGTGCCGTAA
- the aroE gene encoding shikimate dehydrogenase, which yields MEKVYGLLGFPVEHSLSPLMHNEAFACLGIPARYHLFSVEPGQVGAAIAGVRALGIAGVNVTIPHKMAVIPFLDEIDDHARRIGAVNTIVNRGGRLIGYNTDGPGYVRALEEEMNVQFDGKRILVIGAGGGARGVYFSLLQTGALRIDVANRTMEKAERLIREGDERRSTHLSLAEAETRLAEYDILINTTSVGMHPQEDEQPLSLERLRPGTVVSDIIYNPLETKWLKEAKARGARTQNGIGMLVYQGALAFEKWTGQWPDVKRMKQLVMEALRR from the coding sequence GTGGAAAAGGTATACGGGCTGCTTGGCTTTCCGGTCGAGCATTCGCTGTCGCCGCTCATGCATAATGAGGCGTTTGCCTGTTTGGGCATTCCGGCGCGCTATCATTTGTTTTCCGTCGAACCGGGGCAAGTCGGCGCGGCAATCGCCGGCGTGCGGGCGCTCGGCATCGCTGGGGTGAACGTGACGATTCCCCATAAAATGGCGGTCATTCCGTTTTTGGACGAAATCGATGACCATGCGCGCCGCATCGGGGCGGTCAACACGATCGTCAACCGGGGCGGCCGGCTTATCGGCTATAATACGGACGGGCCTGGTTATGTCCGCGCATTGGAAGAGGAAATGAACGTTCAGTTTGACGGAAAGCGGATTTTAGTGATCGGCGCTGGCGGCGGGGCGCGCGGCGTCTACTTTTCGCTGCTGCAGACGGGGGCATTGCGCATCGATGTCGCCAATCGGACGATGGAAAAAGCGGAACGGCTCATCCGCGAAGGGGATGAGCGCCGCTCGACGCATTTGTCGCTTGCCGAGGCCGAAACACGGCTTGCTGAATATGATATTCTGATCAATACAACGTCGGTCGGCATGCATCCGCAAGAGGATGAACAGCCGCTTTCGCTCGAGCGGCTGCGGCCGGGAACGGTCGTTTCCGACATCATTTACAACCCATTGGAAACGAAATGGCTGAAAGAGGCAAAAGCGCGCGGCGCCCGCACGCAAAACGGCATTGGCATGCTCGTCTATCAAGGGGCGCTGGCGTTTGAAAAATGGACCGGCCAATGGCCGGATGTCAAGCGGATGAAACAGCTTGTCATGGAAGCGTTGAGGAGGTAA
- the yqeH gene encoding ribosome biogenesis GTPase YqeH, which yields MEPQLRCIGCGAAIQFDDPKKAGYAPKSVLEKEAEEIICQRCFRLKHYNEVQDVPLDDSDFLNMLHRIGESKALVVNIVDIFDFNGSWIPGLPRFAAENPILLVGNKADLLPRSVKYPKLLRWMRRMAEELGLRPVDVCLISAAKGIGMAKVMEAIDRYREGGDVYVVGCTNVGKSTFINRIIEEATGKGNVITTSYFPGTTLDMIEIPLESGATLYDTPGIINHHQMAHFVDARDLKIITPKSEIHPRVYQLNEGQTLFFGGLARLDYIKGGRRSFVCYMANELTIHRTKLEKADSLYANQLGDLLSPPSKRYAAEFPPLVPRSLSVKERKTDIVFSGLGWVTCNDPGAQLVVHAPKGVDVFIRQSLI from the coding sequence GTGGAGCCACAACTGCGTTGCATCGGCTGCGGAGCGGCCATCCAGTTTGACGATCCAAAAAAGGCGGGCTATGCGCCGAAAAGCGTGCTCGAGAAAGAGGCGGAAGAAATCATTTGCCAACGCTGTTTCCGCTTGAAACATTACAATGAGGTGCAAGACGTGCCGCTTGATGACAGCGACTTTTTAAACATGCTGCATCGCATCGGGGAATCGAAGGCGCTTGTTGTCAACATCGTTGACATTTTCGATTTCAATGGCAGCTGGATTCCGGGATTGCCGCGGTTTGCGGCTGAAAATCCGATTTTGCTTGTCGGCAACAAAGCGGATTTATTGCCGCGGTCGGTCAAATACCCGAAGCTGCTGCGCTGGATGCGCCGTATGGCGGAAGAGCTCGGACTGCGTCCGGTGGACGTCTGTCTCATCAGCGCGGCGAAAGGAATTGGCATGGCGAAGGTGATGGAAGCCATCGACCGCTACCGTGAGGGCGGTGATGTCTATGTCGTCGGTTGCACGAATGTCGGCAAGTCGACGTTCATCAATCGGATCATTGAAGAGGCGACCGGCAAAGGGAATGTGATTACCACGTCATATTTCCCGGGAACGACACTCGATATGATTGAGATTCCGCTTGAAAGTGGAGCGACGCTGTATGATACGCCGGGGATCATCAACCATCACCAAATGGCGCACTTTGTCGATGCGCGCGATTTGAAGATCATTACACCGAAGAGTGAAATCCACCCACGTGTTTATCAGCTCAACGAAGGGCAGACCCTCTTTTTTGGCGGCTTGGCCCGCCTCGATTACATCAAAGGCGGACGTCGCTCATTTGTCTGCTATATGGCCAATGAGTTGACGATTCATCGGACAAAGCTGGAAAAAGCCGATTCCCTTTATGCCAACCAGCTTGGCGATTTGCTGTCGCCGCCAAGCAAACGATATGCCGCTGAATTTCCGCCGCTTGTGCCGCGCTCGCTGTCGGTGAAAGAGCGGAAGACGGACATCGTCTTCTCTGGGCTCGGCTGGGTGACGTGCAACGACCCGGGCGCTCAGCTCGTCGTTCATGCGCCGAAAGGGGTCGACGTATTTATTCGTCAGTCGTTGATTTAA
- the yqeK gene encoding bis(5'-nucleosyl)-tetraphosphatase (symmetrical) YqeK, with protein MEREQALWIVKQQLTEQRYEHTLGVVETAVKLAKQYGADAKKAELAAIFHDYAKFRPVEEMKQIILAQNMPNDLLAYNSELWHAPVGAYLVQTEVGIDDPEVLDAIRYHTSGRAGMTLLEKIIYLADYMEPGRRFPGVDDVRRLAEEDLHRALLQAVKNTIAFLLEKRQLIYPDTIHAYNSLVREVKGEAKR; from the coding sequence ATGGAGCGAGAACAAGCGTTATGGATCGTGAAACAACAGTTGACAGAGCAGCGCTACGAGCATACGCTTGGCGTTGTCGAGACCGCCGTTAAGCTCGCCAAACAATACGGCGCTGACGCGAAAAAGGCGGAACTGGCCGCGATTTTCCACGACTATGCGAAATTCCGCCCAGTCGAGGAAATGAAACAAATCATTTTGGCGCAAAATATGCCCAACGATTTGCTTGCTTACAACAGTGAGCTATGGCATGCGCCCGTTGGCGCCTATTTGGTGCAGACAGAAGTCGGCATCGATGATCCGGAGGTGCTGGACGCCATTCGCTACCATACGTCTGGAAGGGCGGGAATGACGCTGCTGGAAAAAATTATTTATTTGGCTGATTATATGGAACCAGGGCGGCGCTTCCCTGGCGTCGATGACGTACGGCGCTTGGCGGAAGAAGATCTCCACCGGGCGCTTTTGCAGGCGGTGAAAAATACGATCGCCTTTTTGCTTGAGAAGCGCCAGCTCATTTATCCAGATACGATTCATGCGTACAATTCACTTGTGCGCGAAGTGAAGGGGGAAGCAAAACGGTGA
- a CDS encoding class I SAM-dependent DNA methyltransferase, giving the protein MTYGRFADWYDVLMAEAPYGEWQSFVERSFARYAQRPGRRVIDIGCGTGELAIRLANAGWQVSGVDLSEPMLAVAQAKAEAAGVEVPFFEQNMAELDGFCDLDGAFLFCDALNYLTDEEDVKRTFAAVSRALGAGGLLLFDVHSVYKMDVVFRDAVFADQGEDISYIWTCHPLDWPHSVGHELTFFVRRGDRYERFDEWHEQRTFERAVYEQWLDAAGFEVLEVTSDFTDAPPTETAERLFFVARKR; this is encoded by the coding sequence ATGACGTACGGCCGTTTCGCCGACTGGTATGATGTGCTGATGGCTGAGGCGCCGTACGGCGAGTGGCAGTCGTTTGTCGAGCGCTCCTTTGCCCGCTACGCCCAACGGCCGGGGCGGCGGGTCATCGATATCGGCTGCGGGACGGGAGAGCTGGCCATCCGCCTTGCCAACGCCGGTTGGCAAGTATCCGGCGTTGATCTTTCTGAACCTATGCTCGCCGTCGCCCAGGCGAAAGCCGAAGCGGCGGGAGTGGAGGTGCCGTTTTTCGAGCAAAACATGGCGGAGCTCGACGGGTTTTGTGATCTGGATGGCGCCTTCCTGTTTTGCGATGCTCTCAACTATTTAACGGATGAAGAGGATGTAAAGCGGACGTTCGCCGCCGTTTCCCGCGCCCTTGGCGCCGGCGGCTTGCTTTTGTTTGACGTCCATTCCGTTTATAAAATGGATGTCGTATTCCGTGACGCCGTATTTGCGGACCAAGGGGAGGACATCAGCTACATATGGACGTGCCATCCGCTCGATTGGCCGCACAGCGTCGGGCATGAATTAACCTTTTTCGTTCGCCGCGGCGATCGGTACGAACGTTTTGACGAATGGCATGAGCAGCGCACGTTCGAGCGCGCCGTTTACGAACAGTGGCTGGATGCCGCCGGCTTTGAGGTGCTTGAAGTGACCTCCGATTTCACCGATGCCCCGCCGACCGAGACGGCCGAGCGGCTGTTTTTCGTCGCGCGGAAGCGGTGA
- the yhbY gene encoding ribosome assembly RNA-binding protein YhbY, with translation MLTGKQKRFLRAQAHHLKPIFQVGKGGVTEAMTEQIAAALEARELLKVSVLQNCEEDRYTVAEQLAAGTGAEVVQVIGNTIVLYKESKEHKQIVLPD, from the coding sequence ATGTTAACTGGGAAACAAAAGCGGTTTTTGCGCGCCCAAGCCCATCATTTGAAACCGATTTTTCAAGTCGGCAAAGGCGGCGTGACGGAAGCGATGACCGAACAAATCGCGGCGGCGCTCGAAGCGCGCGAACTGCTGAAGGTAAGCGTGTTGCAAAACTGTGAGGAAGATCGGTACACCGTCGCTGAACAGCTGGCGGCGGGAACGGGGGCGGAAGTCGTGCAAGTGATCGGCAACACGATCGTCTTATACAAAGAATCGAAGGAGCATAAACAAATCGTTCTGCCTGATTGA
- a CDS encoding YqeG family HAD IIIA-type phosphatase yields MLHYFLPSQFVKRVMDITPDELKQKGVKGIITDLDNTLVEWDRPSAPPELAAWFDAMRQAGIKVVIVSNNNKQRVQSFAEPLGIPFIFAARKPLTRAFLQALKMMELKKEEVVVIGDQLLTDVLGGNRLGLNTILVVPVAQTDGLWTRFNRKMERRILNVMRKKGMIYWEE; encoded by the coding sequence ATGCTTCACTATTTTTTGCCAAGCCAGTTTGTCAAGCGTGTGATGGACATTACTCCCGATGAGCTGAAGCAAAAAGGAGTGAAAGGGATTATCACCGATCTGGACAATACGCTCGTCGAATGGGATCGGCCGAGCGCCCCCCCGGAGCTGGCCGCATGGTTTGATGCGATGAGGCAGGCGGGCATTAAGGTCGTCATCGTATCGAATAATAATAAACAACGCGTGCAGTCGTTTGCTGAGCCGCTTGGCATCCCGTTCATCTTTGCAGCGCGCAAACCGCTGACACGCGCGTTTTTGCAGGCATTAAAGATGATGGAGCTGAAGAAAGAGGAAGTCGTCGTCATCGGCGACCAGTTGCTGACCGATGTGCTTGGGGGCAACCGGCTCGGACTAAACACGATTTTAGTCGTCCCGGTCGCCCAGACGGACGGATTATGGACGCGTTTCAATCGAAAAATGGAGCGGAGAATTTTAAACGTGATGCGCAAAAAAGGGATGATTTACTGGGAGGAATGA
- the holA gene encoding DNA polymerase III subunit delta: MLERVWGNIEKRRFSPLYLLYGNEPFLLMETYERLVNAALGDEEREWNLAVYDCEETPVEAALEEAETVPFFGERRVILIKHPYFFTSEKEKEIEHDLAKLEAYLKAPSPFSIVVFFAPYEKLDERKKITKLAKEQSEVVIAAPLAEAELRAWVRRRIESQGAQASDEAIDVLLRRAGTQLSALANEIDKLALFAGPGGTVEAAAVEQLVARTPEENVFVLVEQVAKRDIPAALQTFYDLIENNEEPIKILALLAGHFRLLAQVKWLASLGYGQAQIASALKVHPFRIKLALAQAARFSDAELAAAIDELASADYEVKSGAVDRRLAVELLLMRWGARPAQAGRHGRR; this comes from the coding sequence ATGCTGGAACGCGTATGGGGAAACATTGAAAAACGGCGGTTTTCTCCCCTTTATTTATTATACGGCAATGAACCATTTTTATTAATGGAAACGTATGAGCGACTGGTGAACGCGGCGCTTGGCGACGAGGAACGGGAGTGGAACTTGGCCGTGTACGATTGTGAGGAAACACCGGTCGAGGCGGCGCTTGAGGAGGCCGAGACGGTGCCGTTTTTCGGCGAGCGGCGCGTCATTCTCATCAAGCATCCGTATTTTTTTACGTCTGAAAAAGAGAAGGAGATCGAGCATGATTTGGCGAAGCTGGAGGCGTACTTGAAGGCGCCGTCGCCGTTTTCCATCGTCGTCTTTTTCGCGCCGTATGAGAAGCTTGATGAACGAAAAAAAATTACGAAGCTCGCCAAAGAGCAAAGCGAAGTCGTCATCGCCGCCCCGCTCGCTGAAGCGGAGCTGCGGGCTTGGGTGCGGCGCCGCATCGAGAGCCAAGGGGCGCAAGCAAGCGATGAGGCGATTGATGTCCTGTTGCGGCGGGCCGGGACGCAGCTTTCCGCTTTGGCGAATGAAATCGATAAATTGGCCCTGTTTGCCGGGCCGGGTGGAACGGTCGAGGCGGCGGCGGTTGAGCAGCTTGTCGCCCGCACACCGGAAGAAAACGTCTTTGTGCTCGTCGAGCAAGTGGCGAAGCGAGACATTCCAGCGGCGTTGCAGACGTTTTACGATTTGATTGAAAACAATGAGGAACCGATCAAAATTTTAGCGTTGCTTGCCGGTCATTTCCGCTTGCTTGCGCAAGTGAAGTGGCTCGCCTCCTTAGGCTACGGACAGGCGCAAATCGCGTCGGCGCTCAAGGTGCATCCGTTCCGGATCAAGCTCGCTCTCGCTCAAGCCGCACGCTTCTCCGATGCAGAGCTAGCGGCGGCGATTGACGAGCTTGCTTCTGCTGATTATGAAGTGAAAAGCGGGGCGGTCGATCGCCGGTTGGCCGTTGAGCTGCTTCTGATGCGCTGGGGCGCCCGCCCGGCGCAAGCGGGGCGTCACGGCCGGCGGTGA
- the comER gene encoding late competence protein ComER: MNIGVIGTGNMGTILIEAFLDSGAVQADQLVITNRTLAKAFAIQRAYPGMTVVADAAEVVKQSVLVFLCVKPFDIHPLLQQLAPHWTEEHCLVSITSPISVEQLEAAVPCQVVRAIPSIANRALSGSILVTFGSRCSTTCRQTIDDLLRRIASPVYIDEAITRVASDISSCGPAFFSYLLQRFIDAAAAKTAITKEQATMLATDMIIGLGELLRRDLYTLQTLQEKVCVKGGITGEGIAVLQRRLDGVFEEVLAKTHEKFREDVEKVRQQFP, from the coding sequence ATGAACATCGGCGTCATCGGCACGGGGAATATGGGCACCATCTTAATCGAAGCGTTCCTCGACTCCGGCGCCGTTCAAGCTGATCAGCTCGTCATAACGAACCGTACGCTTGCGAAAGCGTTCGCGATACAACGCGCGTATCCCGGCATGACAGTGGTGGCCGATGCAGCTGAAGTCGTCAAACAATCCGTCCTCGTCTTTTTATGCGTCAAACCGTTCGACATCCACCCATTATTGCAGCAACTGGCCCCGCACTGGACAGAGGAGCATTGCCTCGTATCGATCACAAGCCCGATCAGCGTCGAACAGCTTGAAGCAGCCGTCCCTTGCCAAGTCGTGCGCGCCATTCCGAGCATCGCCAACCGGGCGCTCTCCGGCAGCATCCTTGTCACCTTCGGATCCCGCTGTTCGACCACCTGCCGGCAAACGATCGATGATCTTCTCCGGCGCATCGCCTCGCCGGTGTACATCGACGAGGCCATCACCCGCGTCGCTTCCGACATCTCAAGCTGCGGTCCAGCGTTTTTCAGCTATTTGCTTCAGCGCTTCATCGACGCCGCAGCGGCCAAAACCGCCATCACGAAGGAACAGGCGACGATGCTGGCGACTGATATGATCATCGGCCTTGGGGAATTGCTGAGACGGGACTTGTATACGCTTCAAACTTTGCAGGAAAAAGTATGCGTCAAAGGCGGAATCACCGGGGAAGGCATCGCCGTCCTCCAGCGGCGGCTCGACGGCGTTTTTGAAGAAGTGCTGGCGAAAACGCATGAGAAGTTTCGAGAAGACGTGGAGAAGGTGAGGCAACAGTTTCCTTGA